AGCCGCCCGGCGGTCGTCTATCATGATTGCGGATTTGTTTCGCTGGTTCATCAAGAAGTCGCTGCTGGTGGCTTCGGTAACGGCTTGGTCATGGCACATCAACAAAACGACCGTTCGGGTTTCCGTCGATCGGCCAATGGGCTGCGACGCAGCTTGATCACGGCATTGTCAATTTTGCCGTTCCGATCATGGGCGGACGACACCCCAAGCGTGAAGGCCGACGCGGCAGCCTTGGAGGAAAACGAAAAACAAATCCTGGTGGTGGTCGGACCCAGCACGCATCCGCCGGGAACTCATGAGGTGGCGGCGGGCGGACGGTTGGTCGCACACTGTATGATGCACCCGCTCAATGCACCGCCCATTCGTGCCACCGTTGTGGATCATTGGCCGGATGCCCAGACGCAATCCAAGGCTGATTCCGTTGTCTTCATCGGCGACATGTTTCCGCCGACCAAGTTTGCCAACACCGAATCCATTCTGGATGAATTGTCAGGCATGATGGATCGCGGCTGTGGAATCGTGTGCCTGCACTATGCGACCGGTTTGGAGGCCAAGGATGTCGGTCCGGATGGTCAGCATCCATTGTTGCAGTGGATGGGGGGCTATTTCGCAACACGCTGTGATCATCGCCGATCGGTCGCGCGAATCTTTGACGCGGCGACCATCGAAAAGGCGTCGGCGGATCATCCGGTGGGGGCCGGATGGGAACCGTTCACGTTGCATGACGAACCGTACATCAACAATTATTTTGGCCCCGAAGCCAATCGCATGTTGCCGGGGGCGATCCCACTGGCGACTTCGATGTTGCCGCCGGAGGCTCCGGAACGTCAGGTCGTCGCTTGGGGAATCGATCGAACCGACGGTGGACGCGGTTTCGGTATCGTCATGCCCCACTATTATCGCAATTGGGCCAACGATCCGCTAAGAACATTGATCTGTAACGGGATTGCTTGGTCGACAGGTGCCGATGTGCCAAAGGACGGTTTCAAAACGGAAACCCCCGACTTGAGACAGTTTGATCCGGATTCGATCGAACCCCAGGCTAGAAAGAAGGCGAAAACGCGTTGAACGATGATTGGAATGTGGTCATTTTGCACTGTCACTTTGAACGTGGCGGTGTCACCCAAGTCGTATGCAATCACATTCGCGCGCTTTGTTCGTTAAGCCCTGCTCCGTCGATTCATTTGGTGGCCGAAGATCGGATCTCGGGCTTGGATGACTTCGCCAAGGCGACATGTCGGATCCATCAGGTCGATGGATTTGACTATGACGACCAAGTGGTTTCGCCGTCAAACCTGCCGGCCAAGGTCGACGCATTGGTCGCGTCGTTGAAGCAGATGTTGCGAGATGCCGGATTGTCGCCCGACAACACCGTGCTGCATTGGCATAACCACAGCTTGGGCAAAAATGTTGCCGCCCCCGATGTGATTTCAAAACTGGCGGGCGAAGGTTGGCGGTTCTTGTTGCAAATACATGATTTTGCCGAAGACTGTCGACCAGGCAATGTTCGACGCTTGATCACGTCCATGGAGTTGGAATCACCGAGGCATTGGGGCGACCGAATCTATCCCAGTGGTCCAAGAATTCACTATGCGTCTTTGACCGGGGGCGATGCCAGTGTCCTGCGGCAAATCGGCATCGACACCGATCGCGTTCACACGTTGCCCAACAGTGTGCGGTTGGATGATGATTCCAAACAGGACGTATCCGGTCGCAGTGATCCAGACGCGATTCAAAAGGTCCGCGGCGCGATGCGTCTGCCCAGTGATGCGGAATGGACGTTGTATCCGGTGCGAGGCATACGGCGAAAGAACGTCGGCGAGTGGTTGTTACTGTCACGCTGGGTGCCGGCGAATCACTACGCCGGGATCACCTTAAGTCCGGCAACACCGATCGAGGCGGAGTCGTATCGTCGTTGGCGTACGTTGGGCCGTCAGGTTGCGCCCCGGGCGATTTTCGACGCCGGACTGTCGGATCAGATTTCATTCACCGACAATCTGCGTGCCAGTCGTTTCGTGTTATCCACCAGCGTGGCTGAAGGATTCGGGATGGTCTACCTGGAACCGTGGTTGGCCGGACGCCGTGTGTTGGCGCGGCGTATCGATGGCGTGGTCGATGACTTTCGAGATGCCGGTGTGGATCTTTCCGGTGGGTACGACGCGATTCCCGTTCCATTGGATGCACCGGAGCACGCCAAGGCATTGCAGCAGTATCAAATGGCGGTCGATCAGGCCTACGCCGGTTTGCCCCCGCCGTTTGTGGACGAAGCGGTCGCGGCGGCGGAAGTTCACTTGCATCCATGGAAAAAGTCTCAGACGTTGGACTTTGCGATGTTGACGCCGCAGCATCAAATTTCCATC
The DNA window shown above is from Crateriforma spongiae and carries:
- a CDS encoding glycosyltransferase family 4 protein, with translation MNDDWNVVILHCHFERGGVTQVVCNHIRALCSLSPAPSIHLVAEDRISGLDDFAKATCRIHQVDGFDYDDQVVSPSNLPAKVDALVASLKQMLRDAGLSPDNTVLHWHNHSLGKNVAAPDVISKLAGEGWRFLLQIHDFAEDCRPGNVRRLITSMELESPRHWGDRIYPSGPRIHYASLTGGDASVLRQIGIDTDRVHTLPNSVRLDDDSKQDVSGRSDPDAIQKVRGAMRLPSDAEWTLYPVRGIRRKNVGEWLLLSRWVPANHYAGITLSPATPIEAESYRRWRTLGRQVAPRAIFDAGLSDQISFTDNLRASRFVLSTSVAEGFGMVYLEPWLAGRRVLARRIDGVVDDFRDAGVDLSGGYDAIPVPLDAPEHAKALQQYQMAVDQAYAGLPPPFVDEAVAAAEVHLHPWKKSQTLDFAMLTPQHQISILRQCSEDVGFEAACKEGSAPLLEAMKESNSGPNEDQIRHNGEVIRIRFGLSAQADRLLHAYRSVLSIDDPPSLEHPASASLAFGRIVQSHRFFPCRTEDPIAG